The window CTGGGGCGCCCAACACTCGATGGCTCCCTGGTAATCAGAAACATGCAGCATAAAACAACTAGATGCTCTAACACAAGAGGACAACATTGATAACGCCCAAAACATAACTTCACTGCACTAACAGAACATGCGACTACCAAGTTAATATAATAGCAATATCAAATTGCAATGTACCAAAATATATTAAATTCCCTTCTGATCAATACTATAGATAAGAAACATATGACGAAAAGGCTTTGGTGTCGATTAATTCCCAGTCTCACTTGTCACCTCATTCTAAGAATAAATAGAAGCACTGGCTTCCTCTAAGGCAGTCTTAAATAAGAGAATACCTGGCAGGCGGCTTCTGGTCAGCACTTGCACCACAAATTCTGCTTGATCCAAGCCCACCGCCTAATCTCCTGGGACGCCAATTAGGGACAGTTCTACCACGTTCCACATCAACTAGTACCCTCTTATTGTCCACTTTTCTCCCATCAGCTTGCTTGTAAGCATCTGGGACATACCAAATTAGCATAGAAAATTTAAGACATGCAGCAGGAGTGTCCAACCAGCATACATCTACTAACCCGAAACTTACTTTTCATATCCCGAGTATGCATATACTCTATGAATGCATATCCTCTAGGTTTATTTGTATCCTTGTCAGTTACAAGCCGTACCTGGAAAGCTCAAAGATAGTAATTAAGGACTACTAAAAAAGAGAGTTGCACCAGACTTCACGATAAAGTGATAGTATTTGTTGTCACTACAATAGTTTGTTAATTTTGCATGTTCTATGTTGCACGACAGACAGGCATAAAGCCTAAAACAGCCGTGCTAACCTTGCATATGTAGAGCTTCCATTATGAGGAGTGAAATCCAGCACAGATCAACAGTTGGAGGAAAAGCAGTCTGACTGATTGGCGTATGTCGGAAAATGCGATGATATCCCCTTACCAGGGAACTGGctaactatatatatatatatatatatatatatatatatatatatatataactgtaGACTTAAATAGTAAATACTATACCAAGTTGCCCTCTCAGTTGTGTGTATTTTGTTCAGCCGTGGCCAAGAAAAGAAAATAGCAGTAACAGTTACAGAATTGGTTCTTAATCTTCGGGGCCAAGAAAAGAAAAATAGCAGAAAACAATTACATAATTGGTGCGATTAATAGCAAGTACGTGATATTAGTATCAATGAATCTCAGATTAAACTGGCTTACCGAAGATTCAGTATAAATGACTAATTAATTTACTAGGAAGCAGAAAATTCTGTCTGAAATCTGTGTTACTTTATCTGCTTAGCATTAAGTGTGTCAATTTCATAGGTAACTCTAATGCCCCACATGTTTAAAGATGGATAGCTAGGACAGATTGTATAAATACCTACAAACAGTCATGTATATACGATAGTGTATCTTGTGCACCTAGGCTTGTGGTGTACCTGGTGCACCTGAGCCTACAAATGACCTCTAAAAGCATTAAAAAAAATCCAACCTTTTATTTACAACATAGACATCACGTGCACATCATGTGGAGTACAAAATTTCAAATTATTGATGTTAGAACAAGAAAAATAAATCCAACTTTGAATATTACCAGATTCAAATATTGAGTAGAAGTACCCAACTTGGCACTATTCACAGCACGACTTCTTTATATCTCAGGCCATGTGTCAAATTCGGATTTAGAAATTTCATGACATGCCATTATGTCTATCATAAATTTCCTTCAGCTTCTGTATGACTTTTAGATGAATACATGTTAGACGCACGATTAAAATTTCGCCTACAGAATCTAATCAATATTTTATTTGTTTAGCACATACAACATCAGCTACTGAAGGGCGGTCACAAAATGTATGCATCCACATGCAAAACACAACAAATACAGTATCAGCTTTTAGAAGCCAAGTTTGACTTCTAcagatactccctccatttcacaATGCATTGCACATTAGTTTTGTCCTAAACCAAACTTTGTAAAATTTGACCAAGTTAGTAGAAAAAAAATATCAACACCTACAATCCAAATAATCTCTCCCATTTGAAAAATACAAAAGGTTCCGTCTTACGTTACTTCTTCCGTCCTGTTTTCGGTTTTGCTGATTTTTTCTCTCGACTGGTTTTGCTTAAGAACTGCCttaattgcaccacctcttatcgACTTAACAAATAAAAGCATGTTTTGTTTGGTACGCAAAATAGTACTGATTGAATTGGCAGCTAAAATCCATTTTTGGTTTtttttgccccccccccccccccaaatgcaacgcacgggcaattaTCTAGTCTAGTAAATATGAGAAGATATTTCATGATGGATCTAATGACATTTATATTGTGTTGTGATTGTTGGTACTTTCTGCTACCAAAATTGGGTCAAAGTTTGTACAAAACTAATACGCAAAGTAGTTTGAaatagagggagtactatttttgcaaaaaatgaaataaaataagAGGCTCTTCATTATTTTCCACCAGGAAAAAAAATAAAGAACACCTCAAAGGCTCCAAGTAATTTTCCGAGAACAACGACAAGATCAAACAGAAGTTCATAGGCAATCCTTGGGAGGTGTGCGAAGCTTCTAACTCTGTGTGGTAGCTAAAATAGGCCAAAAGTATAACGCCGTGTGTCCAAAAGTCACCAAAAACTACAATGAAGATATATGGTGGCAGCGGACCCACTGTTTCTTTGAGATTTCACCCCATGAGGCTTGCTGATCACAATAACTGAACAACATACAATTCAAAGAGGAATAACTCCACCTGTACTGGGATTTACCACATGCACCTACCCTTTTAATAGGCCCATAGGCTTCAAACTCCCGCTTAACCCTGCTCTCGGATGTCTCATAATTCTGCAGAGGTTGAAGAAGTCAGTGAGCACCAAGTTATAGACAGAATATAATGCCTAGCAGTTTTAAAAGGAATGACCAAGCAAATACTTACAAGTCTTGCAACGAAGAGTGTTTTGTATGGATCTGAAGTGGTATTGGGGTCACTTTGTGGGTCATCTATGTTTGAGAAAAATGAGAAATGATCTTACAACATGAATCATCTGAAACAAGGAGTAACATTGCTCAAAAGGAACTCACAGTTCTGAAGCTCTTTGGCGACCTTATCTGCCCCCTGCTCAAGCTTAAGTTTCCTGATTCTATCCTTCTTTTCGGCCTATATGCACACACAGAAAAAAAAAACTCAAATTTGGGAATGAATGGCAAACTGCACAAAAATAGACTGAAAATACACTTGACGCACTATTAACAAGATCAACGAGATATTCAATTGAGGTAGTGCTACACCGCTTTCTCAACAGTGGAAACAGTTCAACCAAACTCTTGCTCAGATGCAACATGTCTTAGTACTATCAGGTATAGTTATAAGAACCAGAAACTACTTTTTTGAGTTGTTCCACTGGAAcatgctgaacgtgtgcaaaCTTTTCGAGCGCATAAAGTTATAAATTTCACATATGTAATAATACAGCACCCTCATTATTCATTGTCAGCAACAACTGCAATGGTCCACTAAGTGCTCAAGTGCACTGTTTACGGAACGAATTGCACAATCTGAGGGAACACCTTTTTTTTCATATCGCAAAAGTGTTAGGTTTAAGATTAATGTGTAGAGACAAGCAAAATTTATCCTCTGTTTTCTCTCGCCACACAATTTCAGTTCCACTTAAACACTCATTAAAATCCCGGTTAACAATTATTTGAGCGAGCAAACGTCCCGCCAACCTAAGTAGAGTACCTAGCAGTACATCATTAGCGTCTACTGTAGTATGATACTGTATGACTATGATCAATTGGCCAAACATCGGAATAAGTATCGCTTGCAATACACAAACATTAGCAAATAGCAATTCCGAGGACCAAAGAAGCCATACCTTAGTCTCACACGTTGGGACAGGCGGCGCATACTCTGGATCGCCAGGCTCAGCAAACCGCGACACAAACTGCGCCATCCCTTCAACCAatcaacaacagcaacaacaatcATCGGCATTCAGGAAGACAGGAACTCAATCAGTCACAGATAAATTAAGCCACTGATCTCGGCAGCCAGCAGTACCCATAGCTGTGCGGGATAGGAGAGCAGTAATCGATCGCTTACCCGTGTAGGCCGGCAACTTGCGCTTCTGGACGGGCGGCTTGTGCTCGAGCATAGGCCGCGCCTCGAACAGCTTGAGCAGGTTCGGCGTGAGGCCCGTCGGGTGGCCCTGCCCCATCTGTTCCACAGAAACCAACCAGATCTCAGATCGAAATCAAGCAAACGGAGACGGAGAGGAGGGATAGGGTTGGCTAGGGTTTAGGGCGGGTTACGAGCTTGAGCTGCTGGACGTTGGCGCGGGGCACTCCCTTTGGGCGGCCCTGCGAGCCGCCGTCCGGGTTGCCCCGCGTCATCGCGCTGCCGTAGTCGCCCATCGCCGCGGCTTCCTGCGGCGGCCGCGAGGGGTTTGCGGGTTTGGGgagagcgagggagagggcgAGAGGGGTAAGTCGAAGTGAAGGGCGTTGCCACAGTCGTCACAACCAGGTCGGTCCCACCGACCGAGGGACCGACCGAGCACGTTTTCTTTCCTAAGCGGTAAAATCGTTTTACGTCCCCTTAAAACGattttttttaacacggtacagtaTAGACGCAAGCgttcatatacacgcgcatacactcacccctatgaacgcacgcacgcacaccctacccctatgagcacctccgaaagactgagccggcatcttgaaatttacgaagtcatcgtaggcacctcgtcgtcgacgggaacgtctcctcccactgaatgcgcatcgccggaaatcctgaaataaaacGATTTTGCGATAACGTGAGAGTCCCGAGAGCAAGATACGGTATAATTCGTATTGCAAATTTAAAAAATCAGTCCACGCTATAAATAATTCATCACATAACCGGAGTTTATACATAGCAAATACAAAGTTTATACACAATTAAACCTATATCGACCAATTCGCTCATCGACGCCAAGGTAGAACTTCTCTGTGGACATGCAGCATGCGTTGGTAGAGGCGTGATCCACCTTTGTGACGCATAGATGGTCGGCCCCGCCTTCTTATCCGGTCGCCACCGTGCGctaccgacgaggagctccgcaTCCGCCTCCCGGCATCTCTGGGTGTGAGAAAAAAGGGTGTCGTGGAGGTTGTTGAAGTCGGCCCAAGGGGACCAGCCGCCATTGCGAGAGAggggatgatacgtctccaatgtatagaaaacaaaaaaaggaaaatgaGGAAAGGGTGCACTATGCACTTGGGCTCTCCAATTAGCCTGCttattgggtttttctattgcaaacagTTATTGAGACAACATCGTGGGCCATGACCTCAGTCAACCCACACAGTTTCTATGAAGTAaacgtgttggatcaatgaacaatcacacatgactttCTCAAGAAAACTGTTTGCGTCAGGCCACCTTGCGTAAACGTTttccacataaaaagtgtgtgtgatggacatcCCATACCACACAATTTCTTCTAGGCACCCTGCGTGATGCATTCAACAATTCAagcgataaaattgttaatattgtctgcaatggcaacgctatcacagaCGATTTGATGGGGAAAATTGCGTGTGATGTACGTGCGAACAGAAACGTTTTTCGGGGATTCAcctgtgggatgtatatacgaacggaaacgtatttcttggattgactgtgtgggatgtacatacgaacggaaatgtatTCCTTGGACTGATTGTTTGGGATGTACGTACGAACGAAAACGTGAGCTCTTTTTGCCTCGTGTGTGTTTCcagagggcctatccccgacggtttctgggtcatgtgggaaggacccccctatcgcatgCACGGACAAGGCGACGGTTTAAAACTCCGTCGCGGAAAGGGGGTagaaaccgtttgtatagcacggCGTTGCACCAGTGACTGTTGCATAAAATTGGAGAATCAACTCCTCATTCCAATGTTCCTTGTCTGTGACAAAGGGCAACAATCCAACATCCTTGAAGCATTCCAGCGCTTGATCAAAACAAGGCAGATTTGTCATGGCTTCATAGCTAAGACACCTATGAGGATGAACACTTTCTTGATCATACCGAACACACATGTAGTAGCTTCGCTGACGGTGGCTCTAGAACCTGTCAGAAGATATTCTTGGCTTGTTGTAGGGGTTCTTGGAACGGTCAAAGAAGGTGTTCTCATTCCATAAGCTAGCCACACTAAAGATGCAGTCTGTGGAAGGAGCATTGTGAAACTTCGGCAATCTAGGCACTGGCTTCTGAGTGAGTGGCCGATTGTTGATATTGAATTCATACTGTGTGCCTGGCCGTTTAGGTACTAAAAGGTGAGGCCACGGTAGATGTACCAACTCACTAGAGCGATCATAGGCCAAAACAGTATTAGCATCAGCTGTTGTTGCAGCAGCATTGGATTCAAACGCTGGAGGTTGATTATCTTCAGTAGTGATAATCATAGTGCTTTTAGTACTGACTTCGGGCTAAGCTGTGTCATGAGTCACGTGTTCACTAGCTTCAGCTTCATTGGCGTCAGCCTCGTTGGTTTCATCCTGAGTGGCATCATCCACTATGGACGTAGCAGCAGTAGTCGTGGTGTCAAACACTAGAGCTTGAGCAGCTAGAATATCTTCAGTCTGTTTGGTTTCAAGCTTTGTTGTGGTGATAGTGGGTATAGCTTCATGAGGGACCTCTTGGACAACAGAGGTTTTAATTCGCAGTTCCTCTTCAGGAATGCTCGACATGGAGGAGGAGGGCCTTGGGCCTCTGCGAAGCCTTCGGAAGGAGGGCGACGCTTGTGGAGTTGTGGTATCTTCCTCCATGATCTCCGGAGGAATTTGACTCAAGTACATGCGTGGTAACTTGAGCTAGTGGAGTTGTGGGAACCACTTCAGGAAGTGGCGTATTGGTGTGCTGCTCTTCCCAGAACTCATCAGGAATGATTGGCGTTGGAGGATTGCCAATGCTAACATGCTCACTGTTTGTTTGAACATGTGATGATACCGGTTTAGACTAGAGCTAAGGAAGAACCGCATCATCTTCTTGATGCACATTGTTGTCACGATCAATGTCTTTAGCTGTGATGGTGTCAATAGTTGGTATATCTTCTATCTCTTTTTGTGGAGCCTCTGTTGGAGCAGACTCATGAATTACAACACGTCTTTCAGTGTTGGTTGAGGCATGTGGTGCAACTGAGATGGGCTGCAGAAATATAGCTTCCTCTCGTGTAGGTTGCTGAGGAGAGGTTCGGGCACTGGGGCCTTGCGTGAAGACTTTGAAGACTTAGTCTTCTGACGCTTTTGTAAAGGGGAAGGAGTAGTTGTTTCAGTTTCCTTCCGCTTGCAAGCTTCAGCTTCAACAAGCTTTGTCTTCTGCCGCTCTTGTGCAATGGAAGAGGTAGATGGCTTCGAGCTAGCAACGTTTGGTAGAAATATTATCTTAGGCACATCTTGCCTTGAAACCTCAACAACAGGGGTCactggcttcttcttcttcttgatcaacttgGGATCAGTCGCTGGGCGGCCAAGTGCTTTCCTTTTTAGTGCTTCATTGTGAGTCTGCACTGTCTTCTCAGCATACATCTTCAAACGATTTTGGGCGCCTTTGGCTTCTTCATGATGCCGTTTGAACTTAGCCTCGAGGTCTACCATCTTGTGTTGGTAGCCTCGAATGTGTTTCTCTTCAagtttatgaacatttttcttgAACAGCTTCTTCTCATGATCTATTTTGTTCTTTTGTTCTATGACCTTTTGAACAATGGCCATTTCTTGG is drawn from Aegilops tauschii subsp. strangulata cultivar AL8/78 chromosome 1, Aet v6.0, whole genome shotgun sequence and contains these coding sequences:
- the LOC109743642 gene encoding U1 small nuclear ribonucleoprotein 70 kDa: MGDYGSAMTRGNPDGGSQGRPKGVPRANVQQLKLMGQGHPTGLTPNLLKLFEARPMLEHKPPVQKRKLPAYTGMAQFVSRFAEPGDPEYAPPVPTCETKAEKKDRIRKLKLEQGADKVAKELQNYDPQSDPNTTSDPYKTLFVARLNYETSESRVKREFEAYGPIKRVRLVTDKDTNKPRGYAFIEYMHTRDMKNAYKQADGRKVDNKRVLVDVERGRTVPNWRPRRLGGGLGSSRICGASADQKPPAREPSSVGRPRSEEPKRGDSRVDRDREKSRERIRERDRDENPRERSHDRIRERDSREERHHHRDRDRTRDRDRGRDREKDHGRDRDRRDRDRDRDRGRDHDREKDRGLSHDRHRERGRDRERDHERASYERDRAHLKDRDAEYNGEPKHDRSMADYGKHYGSNQYEQHKSYESYHYQVQGGHGHETESSKRHEHEYYQAQPNTEPEGPEEGEAYEEGDYQYHQVAEEQKTEA